The DNA window CCGACCCGAGGGTCAACGTGAGCCAGATCCAGGGGCCGTTGGCGATGGAAATTCTGCAGGATGCGGCGAAGGACGGGATCCCCGACCCGTTCGGGTATTTCGGCAGCGCCTGGGTGGATTTCGGCGGGCAGGACGTGCTGATCACCCGAACAGGATACACCAATGAGCTGGGCTGGGAGTTCTATACCGAGCCGCATCATGACGCCGCCGCGCTTTGGGCGCATCTGGAAAAGGCGGGGGCGCCCTATGGAATGCGGATGTTCGGGCTGGATTCGATGAATATCCGGCGGATCGAGGCGGGTATCCTGAACGCCAATTCGGATTTCGACGAGACCACCACGCCCTATGACGTGGGTCTGGGCGGGTTCGTGGCCATGGACAAGGGTGATTTCATCGGCAAGGCGGCATTGGAGAAAGCCGACAAGGGGCGGCGTTTGCATGGCATCGTCTGCCCGGATGGCGAGCCGCGTGTGAATGGGCGCGTGGAGTGGAACGGCAAGGTTGCTGGCCGGGTGACGGCCGGGGCGACTTCGCCCTATCTGGGGCACGGCATCGGCTATGCGCTGATGGACAGCACCGAGGCCGGGCCGGGAACCGACCTGATGGTCGAGGGGCGGGACGGCAAGATGTATGCCGCGACGCTGGCCGAGACGCCGCTTTACGACAAGGCCTGTGAGATTCCGCGCGGCAAAATCGTGGACATACCTGACCGGGCGGCCTGACGCGACATTCGCGGCAGCGCGCGGTACGGATGCGGAGGCAGGGCCGGGGTGCCTTGCCTTTGCGCTTTGATGATGCCTGAGTGGCAATTGAGACACGCAACGAAGGAGATGCGCGGTGGCCGAGGGCAACAGCAGGGCGGTCCTGTCGGGACTTTTTGCCGGCTTGTGCTGGGGCATATTCTGGTTGCCGCTGCGGATGCTGGAGCAGGCGGGGCTGGATGCGCCCTGGGCGATGGTGGTGTTCATGGTGCTGCCCGCGCTGATGAGCCTGCCGGTGATGTGGGTGCTGCGCGCGGATTACGGCCAGGGACTGCGGCCCTTGTTGGGGGGCGTTCTGGCGGGGGTGGCGTTCGCGCTGTATGCTGCGGGGCTGCTTTACACCGAGGTGGTGCGGGCGGTGCTGCTGTTTTACATGACGCCGATCTGGGGCTTCCTGCTGGGCTGGATTTTCCTGGGTGACCGGATGACGTGGTATCGCTGGCTGTCGATCGGCGTGGGATTGCTGGGGCTGGTGGTGATCTTTGCCGATGACACGGGCCTGCCGCTGCCGCGCAATGCGGGCGACTGGTGCGGGCTGGTGTCGGGGATGTTCTGGGCGGTGGGCTGTACGCTGATCCTGACGGAACGGCGGGTGCATATCCTGACGCACGCGGTGAACTTCCTGGTGGTCGGTGCCATCGTCGCGGTGTTGGTGGCGGGGCTTGCCACGGCGCAGGGGATCGCGGCGGTGCCGGAGAGGGGCGCGGTGCTGTCGCCCATGGTGTGGTTCCTGCCGGTGGCGCTGATCCTGATCCTGCCCGGATCCTTTGCCACGATCTATGCGCCGTCGCGTTTGAACCCGGGGCTGGTGGGGCTGCTCTTCATGACAGAGATCGTGGTGGCGACGGTGACCGCGGCACTGTGGGCAGGTGAGCGGTTTGGTATACAGGAGTTGGTGGGTTTGCCGCTGATCCTGTCGGCGGGGCTGATCGAGCCGGCGGTCATGGCATGGCGGGCGCGGCGGGTGATCTGATCACCAGTGGGCGCCGGCGTTGATCTGGATGTCTTCCATGGTGAGGCCGGGGGCGGCGTCGGAGCACAGGAACGCGACGATGGCGGCGACCTCGTCCGGTTGGACGAGGCGGTTTTGCGGATTGGCGCGGGCCAGTGCCGCGATTTCATCGGCCTGTGTGGTGCCGTTCTGAGTTGCCATGGTGGTGGCCGACTCGCGCAGCATCTCGGTTTCGACCCATGTGGGGCTGACGGTGGTGCATGTGACGCCGTGGGGCGCGCCCTCCAGGGCGACCGCGCGGGAGAGGCCGAGCACGCCGGACTTGGACGCGCAATAGGCGGGGTGGTCGGCGACCGCCGATGTGGCGGCGGTCGAGGCGATGTTAACGATGCGGCCCCAGCCCGACGCCATCATGTCGGGCAGACACGCGTGGATCATCAGGAAGGTGCCGGTGAGGTTGGTCTCGATCACGTCGTCCCAGGCGTCGAGGTCGTGGTCGGAGACGGTCTGGTGCCGGGTGACCCCGGCTGCATTGACCAAGATCTGCGGCGTGCCGAACTGATTTTTGACGGAGGTGCAGAAGGCCGAGACCGAGCCGCGCTGGCGCACGTCGAGCGGGGCGACGAAAACATCTGCGCCGATCTTGTCGCGGGCCATATCCTGAAGCGATGTGTCGTCGCCGCGGCGAGCGCCGATGGCGACGGTATGACCGGCGCTGTGCAACAGGCGAGCGGTGGCGAGGCCGATGCCCGCCAGCCCGCCGGTGATGATGGCCGTTCGGTTCGTCAATGCGGCCTGCTCCTTGCGATCATGTCGGCGAGCCACGCATCCGCGTCGCCCAAACGGCGGCCACCGTCGCGGTATTCGTCGAGAATTTCAATCATCTTGTCCCTGCCGAAGGATTTGAAATGCCCCGCATGGACGGTGATGACGTCGAGCTCGCGCAGGCGGGCGTGGGAGTCGGCCAGCATCTCCGGGTCCGAATGGTCCATGTCGTCGATGAGGTCGCCGTCATAGACCACGTCACCGCTGAACAGCAGGCCGGTCTTGGCCTCGTGCAGCGCGATGGAACCGGGGCTGTGGCCGGGCAGGTGGAAGACGGTGAAGACGCGGTCGCCGAGGTCGATCACGTCGCCTTCGTCCAGCAGGGCAGAAAGGGGCGCGGGCTTGACCGTGTAGAGCTCGTACGAGAAGCCCTCGAACGGCAGCGCAGTGAAGGTTTCGGCGCGTACAAAGCCCGCGTCGGCGTAGGTGTTGGCGGGGGTGGGGTTGGCGATGATGTCAGACTCGGCGCTGTGACCGCAGCGATGGTCGAATTCGTTCAGGCCGCCAGAATGATCGAAATGCGTATGGGTAACGATGGCGCTGAGTGGGCGTTCGGTCAGCTGTGCCAGTTCCCGCGTCATCGGGCGCAGGCCCATGCCGGTGTCGATCACGAGGTCGCGGTCGCGCCCTTGGATGTGCCAGATGTTGCAGCGCAACCATGGCGCGACATGCGGTTCCCAGATGAGCGTGACGCCATCGCCCATGTCTCTGGTCTGAAACCATTTTTCGGCAACTATCAACGGCACGGCATCCTCCCTGTCGCTATGCTCATGAAACCGGCAGCCGCGCCGCGGACGCCTGATAGCAGCCTTGTTTTTATTAACTCATTGGTCAACAAACATTTCTGCTTGGGTCCACGTTGCGGACGTCGCATGATGGCGACCATGATCTGCATCAATAAAAACAGGGAGAGAACGATGAAGATGAAATCTGTCTTGTGGGCCGCGAGCCTGTCACTGGCCGGGGCCGGGATGGCGCAGGCCGAGACGGTGCGCATTCCGATCAACGAATGGACGGGTCAGCATATATCGGCGCATATCACCGGCACGCTGCTGAAAAAGGCCGGGCATGACGTGGAATACGTGACCGCCGGCGCGGTGCCGCAATTCGCCGCCATCGCCAATGGAGACCTGCATTTGCAGCCCGAGGTCTGGACCAACAATGTGGGCGACATCTATCCCAAGGCGGTGGAATCGGGTGACATCACCGTGGTGGGTCAACTGGGCCTGCAGCCGCAGGAAGGCTGGATCTATCCGCCTTACATGAAAGAGAAGTGTCCCGGCCTGCCGGATTACGAGGCGCTATATGACTGTGCACAGGCCTTTGCGGCCGCGGACACCTTCCCCAAGGGCCGCCTGATCACCTATCCCGCTGATTGGGGCACCCGGTCGAAAGACGTGGTGTCGATGATCGACATCCCGTTCGAGCCGGTCGCGGGCGGATCGGAAGGCGCGATGATCGCCGAGCTCAAATCGGCCACGGCGACGCAGGATCCGATCCTGATGATGTTCTGGCAGCCGCATTGGCTGTTTGCCGACATGGAGATGGAATGGGTCCAGTGGGACGCGGCCGACGGTGAGTGCGTCGAGGAAGAAGGCCAGGAGCGCGGGGCGGCTTGTGGCTTCCAACAAGCCTCGATCGACAAGATCATCAATGCCGAGTTTGCCGAGGCGAACCCGGGTGTGGCGGCGGTTTTCAACGAAATATCCATCGACAACGAGGTGCAGAACGCGCTGATGCTGGAGATCGACCAGAAAGGCCGAGATCTGGAAGAGGTTGTGGCCGAATGGATCGATGCCAACGAAGAGACCTGGGGTCCCTGGGTCGAGGCCGGAAAGGCTGCGCAGTAAGGTGCGCGTGGACGTATCGGAAAGGCCGGGGGTTCTGACGCCCGGCCTTTTCGTATCAGCGGGGACAGGAGCAGTATGAGCGACACGCATGAGAGCGATGGCGCCGGGACAGAACAGCCGAGGCTGTCCTGTCGTCACATCTGGAAGGTCTATGGCAAGAAACCGGAGCAGTATTTTCCGGGCGGCCAGCCGGCCGACGAGACACCCGCGCTGGCCGAGCGCATCCGCGAGGACGGGGCCATTCCGGCGGCTGCCGATGTCAGCTTTGATGTCGCGGTGGGCGAGATTTTCGTGATCATGGGGCTTTCGGGCTCGGGCAAGTCGACGGTGGTGCGCTGCCTGTCGCGGCTGGTGGAGCCGACGCATGGCGAGATCCTGCTGGGTGGCGAGGATCTGCGCGCGAAATCCGACAAGGAGATGATCGAGGTACGCCGCCACCAGATTGGCATGGTGTTTCAGAATTTCGGCCTGATGCCGCACCTGAGCGTGTGGGAGAACATCGCCTTTCCGCTGAGCCTGCAGGGCGCGGCGCAGGACCATACCCGCGAGCGGGTGGGCAAGGTGATCGAGCTGGTGGGGCTGGAAGGGCGCGAGAAAAGCTATCCGCACCAGTTGTCGGGCGGGCAGCAGCAGCGGGTGGGCATCGCCCGGTCGCTGGCGGTGGACCCGGACCTTTGGTTGCTGGACGAGCCGTTTTCGGCGCTCGATCCGCTGATCCGGCGGCAGATGCAGGACGAGTTCCTGCGCATCCAGAATGATCTGCACAAGTCGATCGTGTTCATCACGCATGATTTCCTGGAGGCGCTGCGCGTGGCGGACCGGATGATGATCATGCGCGGTGGGCGCGTGGTGCAGACCGGCACGCCGGCGCAGTTGATCACCAATCCGGCGGATGACTACGTGGCCGAGTTCACCAATGACGTGCCGATGGTGCGCGTGCTGCGCGCGCACGAGGTGACGGACCCCGATGCCGGCCCCGCCGAAGGGCGCGAGCAGGTGGCGGGCGACGTGTCGGTCGAGGCGCTGCTGCCGATGCTGTCGGCCAATCCCGAGGGGCTGGCGGTGGAGCAGGGCGGCACGGTAACGGGCGTGGTCACAGCGCAAAGCGTGGTGAAGGCGCTGGCGAGGCTGTCCGAGCAGGAGGACGCGCCTTTATGAACGCCGCCAGGATGCATTGGGCATGGTTCGCGCTGATCGGCCTCACGCTGGTGACGCTGGGCTTTCGCGACCGGCTGGGATGGCTGATGGAGTTTCCCGAGGCGTGGGAATGGCCGATGACCGAGTGGCTGAACACCGGCATGGATTGGGTGGTGGAGACCGCTGGCCCGGCGTTTCGCGCGTTCTCGGACCTGATGGATTATCCGATGTCCTGGGTGCGGGAGTTGTTGCGCTGGATGCCCTGGGCTCTGACCGTGGGCTTGCTGGTGATAGCCTCCTTCGCGGTGTCGGGCTGGAAGCTGGCCGTGTTCACGTTTCTGGCGATGTTCTACATGGTCGTCATCGGCTACTGGCACGAGTCGATGAATTCGCTGGCGCTGGTGATGGTGTCGGTGCCACTGGCGGTGGCAATCGGGTTCTGCGTGGGAACCTGGGCGTTCTATTCCGACCGGGCCGAGCGGATCATCACGCCCACGATGGACACGTTACAGACGATCCCGGTGTTTGCCTATCTCTTGCCGATCCTGCTGCTGTTCGGTTTCGGACCGGTGGTTGGGCTGATCGCCTCGGTGCTTTACGCGGTGCCGCCGATGGTGCGGAACACCACGCTGGGGCTGGCCCGCGTCGATGAGGAGGTAATCGAAGCAGGCATGATGGCGGGGGCTACGGCGGGCCAGATGTTCTGGCGCGTGCGGGTGCCGAGCGCGCTGCGGCAGATCCTGCTGGGGGTGAACCAGACGATGATGGCCGCGTTCTCGATGATCATCATCGCGTCCATTATTGGCGGCACGTCCGATATCGGCTGGGAGGTGCTGACCCATATCCGCAAGGCGAACGTGGCCGAGGCGATACTGGCGGGCGTGGTGATCGCGCTGATGGCGATGGTGATGGACCGGATTACGGCGCGGGCCGCGATGGGGCGGTCGCCGGACGGAGGCGAAAACGAGAGTTTCGTCGCCCGCTATCGCTATTGGATCGTGGCGGCAGTGTTCACGGTTCTGATTCTGGGATTGGCGCGGGTGTTCCCGTTTTTGCAGGAGTATCCGCGGGCGTGGGAGGTCTATCCGGCGGATGCGATGAACGACGCGTTCAACTGGCTGCTGGTCGAATACGCGGGCGCGATCAAGGCGATCAAGACGACGGCGCTGTTCTACCTGATGTTGCCGGTCAAGATGGGGCTCGATGAGACGATCAGTCCGTTTTCCTGGGGCTTCGAGTTTAACACGCCGATGAAGATCGGCTACGCCGTGGCGATGACGGGGCTGGTCGGTTGGTTGCTGATGCGGCGCCGGGTGCAGGCGGCCATCGGTTTCGCGCTGCTGGCGATCC is part of the Roseovarius sp. THAF9 genome and encodes:
- a CDS encoding MBL fold metallo-hydrolase, which produces MPLIVAEKWFQTRDMGDGVTLIWEPHVAPWLRCNIWHIQGRDRDLVIDTGMGLRPMTRELAQLTERPLSAIVTHTHFDHSGGLNEFDHRCGHSAESDIIANPTPANTYADAGFVRAETFTALPFEGFSYELYTVKPAPLSALLDEGDVIDLGDRVFTVFHLPGHSPGSIALHEAKTGLLFSGDVVYDGDLIDDMDHSDPEMLADSHARLRELDVITVHAGHFKSFGRDKMIEILDEYRDGGRRLGDADAWLADMIARSRPH
- a CDS encoding SDR family NAD(P)-dependent oxidoreductase gives rise to the protein MTNRTAIITGGLAGIGLATARLLHSAGHTVAIGARRGDDTSLQDMARDKIGADVFVAPLDVRQRGSVSAFCTSVKNQFGTPQILVNAAGVTRHQTVSDHDLDAWDDVIETNLTGTFLMIHACLPDMMASGWGRIVNIASTAATSAVADHPAYCASKSGVLGLSRAVALEGAPHGVTCTTVSPTWVETEMLRESATTMATQNGTTQADEIAALARANPQNRLVQPDEVAAIVAFLCSDAAPGLTMEDIQINAGAHW
- a CDS encoding glycine betaine/L-proline ABC transporter ATP-binding protein codes for the protein MSDTHESDGAGTEQPRLSCRHIWKVYGKKPEQYFPGGQPADETPALAERIREDGAIPAAADVSFDVAVGEIFVIMGLSGSGKSTVVRCLSRLVEPTHGEILLGGEDLRAKSDKEMIEVRRHQIGMVFQNFGLMPHLSVWENIAFPLSLQGAAQDHTRERVGKVIELVGLEGREKSYPHQLSGGQQQRVGIARSLAVDPDLWLLDEPFSALDPLIRRQMQDEFLRIQNDLHKSIVFITHDFLEALRVADRMMIMRGGRVVQTGTPAQLITNPADDYVAEFTNDVPMVRVLRAHEVTDPDAGPAEGREQVAGDVSVEALLPMLSANPEGLAVEQGGTVTGVVTAQSVVKALARLSEQEDAPL
- a CDS encoding aminomethyltransferase family protein, with protein sequence MMISSDGKTRDLITSRPGAGWDFNLNRHAYHDIEAKHGPHYCVYNRRFMCVYMDDLPTDEGYWLLRTKAACLHTGEWPIEFKGRDAETLMDYLFVNNIAKVKPGRCGYGIACFDHGGLIVDGVFVRLAEDRFWYAQADGDFVNWARAHAKGMDVQIADPRVNVSQIQGPLAMEILQDAAKDGIPDPFGYFGSAWVDFGGQDVLITRTGYTNELGWEFYTEPHHDAAALWAHLEKAGAPYGMRMFGLDSMNIRRIEAGILNANSDFDETTTPYDVGLGGFVAMDKGDFIGKAALEKADKGRRLHGIVCPDGEPRVNGRVEWNGKVAGRVTAGATSPYLGHGIGYALMDSTEAGPGTDLMVEGRDGKMYAATLAETPLYDKACEIPRGKIVDIPDRAA
- a CDS encoding ABC transporter substrate-binding protein, which codes for MKMKSVLWAASLSLAGAGMAQAETVRIPINEWTGQHISAHITGTLLKKAGHDVEYVTAGAVPQFAAIANGDLHLQPEVWTNNVGDIYPKAVESGDITVVGQLGLQPQEGWIYPPYMKEKCPGLPDYEALYDCAQAFAAADTFPKGRLITYPADWGTRSKDVVSMIDIPFEPVAGGSEGAMIAELKSATATQDPILMMFWQPHWLFADMEMEWVQWDAADGECVEEEGQERGAACGFQQASIDKIINAEFAEANPGVAAVFNEISIDNEVQNALMLEIDQKGRDLEEVVAEWIDANEETWGPWVEAGKAAQ
- a CDS encoding ABC transporter permease subunit, translated to MNAARMHWAWFALIGLTLVTLGFRDRLGWLMEFPEAWEWPMTEWLNTGMDWVVETAGPAFRAFSDLMDYPMSWVRELLRWMPWALTVGLLVIASFAVSGWKLAVFTFLAMFYMVVIGYWHESMNSLALVMVSVPLAVAIGFCVGTWAFYSDRAERIITPTMDTLQTIPVFAYLLPILLLFGFGPVVGLIASVLYAVPPMVRNTTLGLARVDEEVIEAGMMAGATAGQMFWRVRVPSALRQILLGVNQTMMAAFSMIIIASIIGGTSDIGWEVLTHIRKANVAEAILAGVVIALMAMVMDRITARAAMGRSPDGGENESFVARYRYWIVAAVFTVLILGLARVFPFLQEYPRAWEVYPADAMNDAFNWLLVEYAGAIKAIKTTALFYLMLPVKMGLDETISPFSWGFEFNTPMKIGYAVAMTGLVGWLLMRRRVQAAIGFALLAILLYFGITGLPWLSIAGVMVLLAWQAGGRRLAIGTGVGLAFLMLAGVWPEATISFYLCGLAVALSFLIGTTLGVIASENDAVSAFLRPISDTLQTMPLFVILIPFVMFFKLGDFTALLAIMAYAIVPAIRYAEHGLRGVSQEVIEAAKACGSTRLQMLWRVRLPLALPQLLLGLNQTIMFGVAMLVITALVGTSDLGQEIYIGLNNGDFGVGMIAGIGMATLAMIADRMTRGYSRKGRAALGQG
- a CDS encoding DMT family transporter, encoding MAEGNSRAVLSGLFAGLCWGIFWLPLRMLEQAGLDAPWAMVVFMVLPALMSLPVMWVLRADYGQGLRPLLGGVLAGVAFALYAAGLLYTEVVRAVLLFYMTPIWGFLLGWIFLGDRMTWYRWLSIGVGLLGLVVIFADDTGLPLPRNAGDWCGLVSGMFWAVGCTLILTERRVHILTHAVNFLVVGAIVAVLVAGLATAQGIAAVPERGAVLSPMVWFLPVALILILPGSFATIYAPSRLNPGLVGLLFMTEIVVATVTAALWAGERFGIQELVGLPLILSAGLIEPAVMAWRARRVI